In Papaver somniferum cultivar HN1 chromosome 1, ASM357369v1, whole genome shotgun sequence, a genomic segment contains:
- the LOC113318953 gene encoding putative F-box protein At1g47765, with product MLQNKGDSVNQLQQTLGNGRSSVAVDDEDIIKCEILSRLPVKSLMRFKCVSKTWLSLIEEDPCFADLHFERSKARPALLLVFPFPRWLPSKPLRASNEFVLTASLSGDGRKAEIHSILNTESFSCAEVRGPANGLVCFVDRLMSNVRVYNISTREVTCVRSTFMPKACFYFGRTNWYGYEIGFDPVSKNHKVLCVCRNNRQSGQNHLGDQHIVCEVLTVGDNVWRRIDEVPPCDFNFFSGSVYVNGSIYYLTSKFMKGDWVDSDAILVAFDVGTESFRMIPISNLFLNNRPSDRYPRASLLEVDEHIAISCRMSAYIVKLWVYSGDTEYGDNKGNRTKTAIPGNLEGNWTEDTITLPSSWDYNLHWGFYTGAGMHQILIKSVQRLNGGINSATLYSYDLKTKTFTEIEVSGIPSSIPDGRCIKSASTFVESLYPIQKRRISSEAPHSNIQQETE from the exons ATGCTGCAAAACAAGGGTGATTCTGTAAATCAATTGCAGCAAACACT TGGTAATGGTAGAAGTAGTGttgctgttgatgatgaagatataATCAAATGTGAGATACTAAGTCGACTACCTGTTAAGTCCCTTATGCGTTTCAAATGTGTATCTAAAACTTGGCTGTCACTAATCGAAGAAGATCCATGCTTTGCTGATTTACATTTTGAACGCTCAAAAGCACGTCCAGCTCTCCTTTTGGTGTTTCCATTCCCAAGATGGCTTCCAAGTAAACCATTGAGGGCCAGCAATGAGTTTGTTTTAACAGCCAGTCTAAGTGGAGATGGAAGAAAAGCAGAAATACACAGTATACTGAACACCGAATCATTCAGTTGCGCTGAGGTTCGCGGACCTGCAAATGGTTTGGTCTGTTTTGTTGACAGATTAATGTCTAACGTTCGCGTATACAACATCAGCACTAGAGAGGTCACTTGTGTTAGATCAACATTTATGCCCAAGGCATGCTTTTATTTTGGCAGGACCAATTGGTATGGATATGAAATTGGATTTGATCCGGTCAGTAAAAACCACAAAGTATTGTGTGTTTGCCGTAACAATCGGCAATCAGGTCAGAACCACCTTGGTGATCAGCATATCGTTTGCGAGGTCTTGACTGTAGGAGATAACGTATGGAGAAGGATTGATGAGGTCCCGCCTTGTGATTTTAACTTCTTTTCTGGTTCTGTTTATGTGAATGGTTCTATTTATTACCTCACCTCTAAGTTTATGAAGGGCGATTGGGTTGACAGTGATGCTATCTTAGTTGCGTTTGATGTGGGTACTGAGAGTTTCAGAATGATTCCAATCTCTAATCTCTTCCTCAATAACCGGCCCTCTGATCGTTATCCACGTGCCAGCTTGCTAGAAGTGGACGAGCACATAGCTATATCTTGCAGAATGAGTGCTTATATTGTCAAGCTTTGGGTATACAGCGGAGATACTGAGTATGGTGATAATAAGGGGAATAGGACTAAAACTGCAATTCCTGGTAATCTTGAGGGGAACTGGACTGAAGATACTATCACATTACCTTCTTCTTGGGACTATAATCTACACTGGGGGTTCTACACTGGTGCGGGTATGCACCAAATACTCATAAAATCTGTTCAACGGTTAAATGGAGGAATAAACTCTGCCACTCTTTATTCTTATGACCTGAAGACGAAGACGTTCACAGAAATTGAAGTCAGTGGGATCCCCTCTTCTATTCCAGATGGCCGGTGTATTAAATCGGCTTCAACTTTTGTAGAAAGCCTTTATCCCATTCAGAAGCGGAGAATCAGCAGTGAGGCTCCTCATTCAAATATTCAACAAGAGACCGAGTGA